One window from the genome of Nitrospiria bacterium encodes:
- a CDS encoding tetratricopeptide repeat protein — MNKIVKAPALPSLFILAAFFAGCNQNSSSPSSGPSYTPPAAQQAVPPPAQQPQSLSLYIVPFDQGKFSMEQIQADKKKIEQDPNDVRALISLADANFMIQRFEKSQDYYERALKSDPKNINARLSLSNCYIFMQKPDEALHQLDEILSMQKDNPEALYNKGLILLQSKRDPGGAKQVWTQLVSAHADHELAKQVKGELGRL, encoded by the coding sequence ATGAATAAGATCGTCAAGGCTCCGGCCCTCCCGTCCCTCTTCATCCTGGCGGCATTTTTTGCCGGCTGCAATCAAAACAGTTCTTCTCCTTCATCCGGACCGTCCTACACACCGCCCGCCGCCCAACAGGCCGTTCCTCCTCCGGCGCAGCAGCCCCAGTCCCTTTCGCTCTACATCGTTCCCTTTGACCAAGGCAAGTTTTCCATGGAACAGATTCAGGCCGACAAGAAAAAAATCGAACAGGACCCGAACGATGTCCGGGCCCTCATCAGTCTCGCCGATGCCAATTTTATGATTCAGCGCTTCGAGAAGTCGCAGGATTATTACGAACGGGCCCTCAAATCAGACCCCAAAAACATCAACGCCCGGCTGAGTCTCTCGAACTGCTACATCTTCATGCAAAAACCGGATGAGGCCCTTCATCAGTTGGACGAAATCCTGTCCATGCAGAAAGACAATCCGGAGGCTCTTTACAACAAGGGGTTGATCCTGCTCCAATCGAAACGAGACCCGGGCGGCGCGAAACAAGTCTGGACGCAACTGGTCAGTGCCCACGCGGACCACGAACTGGCGAAGCAGGTAAAAGGGGAATTGGGACGACTGTAA
- a CDS encoding TatD family hydrolase: MRHPMLIDSHTHLYDPVYDADRDEVIRRAREAGIRAVVSIGCDLETSRRAVELAERHEIIYASVGVHPHEVKHLDDAALTKLRRLAAHKKVVGYGEIGLDYYYRHSPKEIQQRQFRSQIGLAKTLGLPIVVHSRDAKSDTLAILKEEGAETVGGVMHCFTGDLEMARAAIEMNFYISFSGVLTFTNAGALREVARALPLEKVLVETDCPYLSPVPNRGRRNEPAYVRLTAQVLSRLHPSLPPDSVMKITADNAAKLFRISVPDF, encoded by the coding sequence ATGAGACATCCGATGTTGATCGACAGCCACACTCACCTCTATGATCCCGTCTATGACGCCGACCGCGATGAAGTGATCCGCCGGGCCCGCGAGGCCGGGATCCGGGCGGTCGTTTCGATCGGCTGCGATCTTGAGACCAGCCGCCGTGCGGTGGAACTGGCGGAGCGGCACGAGATCATTTACGCCTCGGTCGGCGTCCATCCCCACGAGGTCAAGCACCTGGATGACGCCGCCCTGACCAAGCTCCGGCGATTGGCCGCTCATAAAAAAGTGGTCGGTTATGGGGAGATCGGGTTGGATTACTACTATCGGCACTCCCCCAAGGAGATTCAGCAGCGGCAGTTTCGCTCCCAGATCGGCCTGGCCAAGACGCTGGGCCTGCCCATCGTGGTTCATTCCCGGGATGCGAAGTCCGACACGCTGGCCATCTTGAAGGAGGAAGGGGCCGAGACGGTCGGGGGCGTAATGCATTGTTTCACGGGCGATCTGGAGATGGCCCGTGCGGCGATCGAGATGAATTTTTACATATCGTTCTCGGGAGTGCTGACTTTTACCAATGCCGGAGCGCTCCGTGAAGTGGCCCGGGCCCTGCCTCTCGAGAAGGTACTGGTCGAGACCGACTGTCCCTATCTTTCGCCCGTTCCCAACCGGGGCCGGCGGAACGAGCCGGCCTATGTCCGGCTCACGGCGCAGGTCCTTTCCCGGTTGCATCCCTCGCTGCCCCCGGATTCGGTGATGAAGATCACGGCGGACAACGCCGCCAAGCTGTTTCGGATATCCGTTCCGGATTTCTAA
- the glmU gene encoding bifunctional UDP-N-acetylglucosamine diphosphorylase/glucosamine-1-phosphate N-acetyltransferase GlmU, producing the protein MTIATVILAAGLGKRMKSKRAKVLHPIAGRPMILYSVETARRLPSEKILVVVAHQAEAVKQALENQPTETVHQGRPLGTGHAVLQTQAALADFPGPALILNADVPLITVETIRSMLKAHQDRGHELTLLTATFSDPKGYGRVIRNPGGDPISITEEADATPAQRAIREINTGFYVANIPFLFSALKELTSANSQREYYLTDIVQLAVRRGLKIGALQAQDPEEVTGINTRADLARIERAVRRRIAERHLSEGVTLLDPASVWIDADVTIGRDTLIYPNVHLEGASQIGEDCVIHSHTRITNCRLGAAVTVLDSCVLNEAVLEEGARVGPFAHLRPGTVLHKDSKIGNFVEVKKTEMGEGSKANHLTYLGDASIGNKVNIGAGTITCNYDGVSKHKTIIEDEVFVGSDTQLIAPVRIGRGAVIGAGSTITRDVPPDSLAVGRARQEIKKDWARRGKKTKGKAEREAVKSKKD; encoded by the coding sequence ATGACAATCGCCACCGTAATTTTGGCCGCCGGCCTGGGCAAGCGGATGAAATCCAAGCGGGCCAAAGTACTTCATCCGATCGCCGGTCGGCCCATGATTCTCTATTCCGTGGAAACGGCCCGACGGCTGCCGTCCGAAAAGATCCTCGTGGTGGTGGCCCACCAAGCCGAGGCCGTGAAGCAGGCCCTGGAAAATCAGCCGACCGAGACCGTTCATCAAGGCCGGCCTCTGGGAACAGGGCATGCGGTTCTTCAGACACAGGCGGCCCTCGCCGATTTCCCGGGACCGGCTCTGATCTTGAACGCGGACGTGCCGCTGATTACGGTCGAAACGATCCGGTCGATGCTCAAAGCCCATCAAGACCGGGGCCATGAGCTGACGCTTTTAACCGCGACGTTTTCCGACCCAAAAGGCTACGGCCGGGTGATTCGGAATCCGGGCGGCGATCCGATCTCCATCACGGAGGAGGCGGACGCTACGCCGGCTCAGCGGGCCATTCGGGAGATCAACACGGGATTTTATGTGGCCAATATTCCGTTTTTGTTTTCGGCGCTTAAAGAGTTGACGTCCGCCAATTCACAGCGGGAATATTATCTTACCGATATCGTGCAACTGGCCGTCCGGCGGGGCCTGAAAATCGGCGCGCTTCAGGCACAGGACCCGGAGGAGGTTACCGGGATCAACACCCGGGCGGACCTGGCGCGAATCGAGCGGGCCGTCCGCCGAAGGATCGCCGAGCGTCATCTCTCGGAGGGCGTGACTCTCTTGGACCCCGCGTCGGTCTGGATCGACGCGGACGTCACGATCGGACGAGACACCCTGATCTACCCGAACGTCCATCTGGAGGGCGCCAGCCAAATCGGAGAGGACTGCGTCATCCATTCCCATACGAGGATCACCAATTGTCGTCTGGGTGCCGCGGTAACGGTCCTGGATTCCTGCGTACTGAACGAAGCGGTTTTGGAGGAGGGCGCGAGGGTCGGACCGTTTGCGCATCTTCGTCCCGGGACGGTGCTCCATAAAGATTCGAAAATCGGGAATTTTGTGGAGGTGAAGAAGACCGAGATGGGAGAGGGATCCAAAGCGAACCATTTGACCTATCTCGGAGACGCCTCAATCGGAAATAAGGTGAACATCGGGGCCGGTACGATCACCTGCAACTATGACGGCGTCAGCAAACACAAGACGATCATCGAGGACGAGGTCTTTGTGGGAAGCGACACCCAGCTCATCGCCCCGGTCCGGATCGGTCGAGGCGCCGTGATCGGAGCGGGGTCCACGATCACCCGGGACGTCCCTCCGGATTCCCTGGCCGTGGGCCGGGCCCGGCAGGAAATCAAGAAGGACTGGGCGAGGCGAGGAAAAAAAACAAAAGGGAAGGCCGAAAGGGAAGCGGTTAAATCCAAGAAGGATTAG
- the msrB gene encoding peptide-methionine (R)-S-oxide reductase MsrB translates to MILTVFVARRGFGKGDDMPGKIQKIHKTEDEWRKMLTPEQFYVLREEGTERPFTSFLLEEKRKGQYVCAGCELPLFASEMKFDSGTGWPSFFTTLEGRVETKRDYMLIFPRTEYHCARCGGHQGHVFDDGPPPTGQRWCNNGVALEFIPDKG, encoded by the coding sequence ATGATCCTGACCGTCTTCGTGGCTCGAAGAGGGTTTGGGAAGGGTGACGATATGCCCGGAAAAATCCAAAAGATTCATAAAACCGAAGACGAATGGCGAAAGATGCTTACGCCGGAGCAGTTTTATGTCCTGCGCGAGGAAGGAACGGAGCGGCCCTTCACAAGCTTCCTCCTTGAGGAAAAACGCAAGGGCCAATATGTTTGTGCGGGCTGCGAACTGCCCTTATTCGCCTCCGAGATGAAATTCGACAGCGGCACAGGCTGGCCGAGTTTCTTCACGACCCTTGAAGGACGGGTGGAGACGAAGCGCGATTATATGCTGATTTTCCCCCGTACGGAATACCACTGCGCCCGGTGCGGAGGCCACCAGGGGCATGTCTTTGACGATGGCCCGCCGCCCACCGGACAGCGCTGGTGCAACAACGGTGTCGCCCTGGAATTTATTCCGGACAAGGGCTGA
- a CDS encoding carboxypeptidase-like regulatory domain-containing protein: MNTLFRRCKPSLLAVMIFLAWRSFASAYEAVDVQSGGTITGKVTLRGPVPEPRVFPMVLYPFGDYCKKISNGEGLVLLREFNVDDAGGLQDAVVAIQDVQRGKAFRSRDTELVTVNCMFHPADVPESEQFEFHHGQLVHVHPLLTIIRNHTLLSVVNRDPISHATQVYQPEKGNRVLSFPVPVSYQASSGYIDLENGMQIAQIICEMHEYMQTWAWVVDNPYFAKTGKGGEFTIENIPPGTYKVIAWHPHMKPVQKLITISPHGAAMLNFEFDARKVVRPLYETQTRFRIPPEMDPTVDLKGCEGPYCVRREHDHH, translated from the coding sequence ATGAATACACTTTTCCGACGGTGCAAACCCTCCCTCCTCGCGGTGATGATCTTTCTGGCATGGCGTTCCTTTGCATCGGCCTACGAGGCGGTCGATGTGCAGTCCGGCGGAACGATCACGGGAAAGGTTACGCTTCGAGGCCCGGTCCCGGAGCCCCGTGTGTTTCCGATGGTCCTGTACCCCTTCGGCGATTATTGCAAAAAGATTTCCAACGGGGAGGGCCTCGTTCTGCTGCGGGAATTCAACGTGGACGACGCCGGAGGCCTGCAGGATGCGGTCGTCGCGATCCAGGATGTCCAGCGGGGAAAGGCTTTTCGTTCCCGCGACACCGAGTTGGTAACCGTGAACTGCATGTTTCATCCGGCCGATGTCCCGGAGAGCGAGCAGTTCGAATTCCACCATGGTCAACTGGTCCACGTCCACCCGCTGCTCACCATCATCAGAAACCATACCCTGCTGTCCGTTGTCAACCGCGATCCGATCAGCCATGCCACCCAAGTCTACCAGCCGGAAAAGGGGAATCGCGTTCTGAGTTTTCCAGTCCCGGTCTCCTATCAGGCCAGCAGCGGATACATCGATCTGGAAAATGGAATGCAAATCGCCCAGATCATCTGCGAGATGCATGAATACATGCAGACCTGGGCGTGGGTCGTCGATAACCCCTACTTCGCGAAGACGGGAAAAGGCGGGGAGTTCACGATCGAGAATATTCCCCCGGGAACCTATAAGGTCATCGCCTGGCATCCCCACATGAAGCCGGTTCAGAAGCTGATTACGATTTCACCCCATGGAGCGGCGATGCTCAACTTTGAATTCGACGCTCGCAAGGTTGTCCGGCCGCTTTATGAGACCCAAACCCGTTTCCGGATTCCTCCGGAAATGGATCCCACCGTGGATCTTAAGGGCTGCGAGGGACCTTATTGCGTCCGTCGGGAGCACGACCATCATTGA
- the tmk gene encoding dTMP kinase yields MTRGFFITFEGTEGSGKSTQIEFLARHLIRRGHTVVSTREPGGTAFGEQIREVLLSVKNRRLDPRAELFLYLASRAQHLEENILPALKNGKIVLCDRFSDATLAYQGFGRGLDMKLVRMAAGYAAKGLRPHLTLLLDLDVRVGLARVMERGRSNRLDREQREFHERVRAGYLRLARMEPRRIKVIEASRTPRDVAKDIEMIVDRYSFGRRAGK; encoded by the coding sequence ATGACGCGCGGCTTTTTCATTACGTTCGAGGGCACCGAGGGCAGCGGGAAAAGCACCCAGATCGAATTTCTGGCCCGTCATTTGATCCGTCGCGGGCACACGGTCGTTTCCACCCGTGAACCCGGCGGGACCGCGTTCGGCGAACAGATCCGCGAGGTGCTGTTGAGCGTCAAGAATCGCCGGCTGGATCCTCGGGCCGAACTCTTTCTCTACCTGGCCAGCCGGGCCCAACATCTCGAAGAAAACATTCTCCCGGCTTTGAAAAATGGAAAAATCGTCCTGTGCGACCGCTTCTCCGACGCGACCTTGGCCTATCAGGGTTTCGGTCGGGGGCTCGACATGAAACTTGTCCGAATGGCAGCGGGCTACGCCGCCAAAGGGCTGAGGCCCCATCTGACGTTGCTCCTGGACCTGGATGTCCGGGTGGGATTGGCCCGCGTCATGGAACGCGGGAGAAGCAACCGCCTGGACCGTGAACAACGGGAGTTCCATGAACGCGTGCGTGCGGGGTATCTTCGTTTGGCCCGGATGGAGCCCCGGCGGATCAAGGTCATCGAGGCCTCTCGAACTCCGCGGGACGTGGCGAAGGATATTGAAATGATCGTTGACCGGTATTCGTTCGGTCGAAGAGCGGGAAAATGA
- a CDS encoding serine/threonine-protein kinase — protein MNTPVHYGKYLLIDKVGTGGMAELFMAKQTGLKGFEKMMAIKRILPHLTEDAEFISMFINEAKLAALLTHQNIVQIFDLGHVENSYFIAMEYVMGKDLRTILQRAKALHLPMSIGHALLIITKVCAGLDYAHRKKDLTGRDLNIVHRDVSPQNILVSYEGEIKLVDFGIAKAASQSSETRTGILKGKLSYMAPEQAWGRPVDRRADIFAVGILLYELLTGHKLFKGDNDFNTLEKVREAQVEPPPTSLNQQVAPELEAIILKALAKEPDQRFQSASELQTALEDHMSKKGYDFSAVRLAQYLQTLFQHDIEQDSHRFQTASGTSVGAGLPDQSTVIRPRHAGDGAHETTPSRSSGRRPMPTPLRPSRRASAFRTALLTFLSIMGAAMGISTINPPFLQSIAQNSPEVRVAVLRLSTWPALTVEWARHLLTAASGSSSPASEVAVSPQPVSERVPPPAVQPEPPAAVDSPPPGPVVEPGSQEPVTLPAEITEEPDRRLTPLEKEETRRLLKDAKAAYDERRLDDAERMFRRIIELNPKVPVAYHFLGMITLERKDPDGANRIFEEASRKFPDYPVLHYDLGFLYLKRGVISQAQDELQKALALNPRAPMADRARTVLQDFKRPSDPQEVKPPAVDQESDSSTGAAPPQ, from the coding sequence ATGAATACGCCGGTTCATTACGGAAAATATCTCTTGATCGACAAAGTCGGCACGGGCGGAATGGCCGAACTGTTCATGGCCAAACAGACCGGGCTCAAGGGTTTTGAAAAGATGATGGCGATCAAGCGCATCCTCCCCCACCTGACCGAGGATGCCGAATTTATTTCGATGTTCATCAACGAGGCGAAGCTCGCCGCGCTCCTGACCCACCAGAACATCGTTCAGATCTTCGATCTGGGCCATGTCGAAAATTCCTATTTCATCGCCATGGAGTACGTGATGGGAAAGGACCTGCGGACGATCCTTCAGCGTGCGAAGGCCCTCCATCTTCCCATGTCGATCGGTCACGCCCTGCTGATCATCACCAAAGTCTGCGCCGGTCTGGATTATGCCCACCGGAAGAAGGATCTGACCGGCCGGGACTTGAACATTGTTCATCGCGACGTCAGCCCGCAGAACATCTTGGTTTCCTACGAGGGGGAAATCAAATTGGTCGACTTCGGAATCGCAAAGGCCGCCAGTCAGAGTTCCGAGACGCGTACCGGAATCCTGAAGGGAAAATTGTCCTACATGGCGCCGGAGCAGGCTTGGGGACGTCCGGTCGACCGACGGGCGGATATTTTTGCCGTTGGAATCCTGCTGTATGAGCTCCTCACCGGCCACAAACTGTTCAAGGGCGACAACGACTTCAACACGCTGGAGAAGGTTCGCGAGGCCCAAGTGGAGCCCCCCCCGACTTCGCTCAACCAACAGGTGGCGCCGGAACTCGAGGCGATCATCCTCAAGGCCTTGGCCAAGGAGCCGGACCAACGCTTCCAGTCCGCGTCCGAATTGCAGACCGCGCTGGAAGATCACATGTCCAAAAAGGGATATGATTTCAGCGCGGTCCGGTTGGCGCAATATCTCCAGACCCTGTTTCAGCACGACATTGAGCAGGACAGTCATCGATTCCAGACCGCCAGCGGCACGTCGGTCGGCGCGGGCCTCCCCGATCAGAGCACGGTCATTCGTCCGCGTCATGCGGGGGACGGGGCTCATGAGACGACACCCTCCCGGTCCAGCGGCCGCCGGCCGATGCCGACCCCTCTTCGGCCGTCTCGTCGTGCGTCCGCTTTCCGGACGGCCCTCCTGACTTTTCTGTCGATCATGGGCGCGGCCATGGGGATCTCGACGATCAATCCGCCGTTTCTTCAATCCATCGCCCAGAACTCCCCGGAGGTCCGGGTGGCCGTGCTCCGCCTGTCAACATGGCCCGCCCTGACGGTCGAATGGGCCCGTCATCTTCTTACGGCCGCGTCCGGATCGTCAAGCCCGGCGTCCGAGGTCGCGGTATCGCCGCAGCCCGTCTCGGAACGGGTCCCTCCTCCCGCCGTTCAGCCTGAACCCCCGGCGGCAGTTGATTCGCCCCCACCCGGCCCTGTCGTCGAACCCGGATCTCAGGAGCCCGTAACTCTGCCAGCCGAGATTACCGAAGAACCGGATCGGAGATTGACCCCGTTGGAAAAAGAAGAGACCCGCAGGCTCCTCAAAGACGCCAAGGCGGCATACGATGAACGCCGCTTGGACGATGCCGAGCGTATGTTTCGGCGGATTATCGAATTGAATCCCAAGGTTCCGGTCGCCTACCACTTCCTGGGAATGATCACATTGGAACGAAAAGATCCGGACGGGGCGAACCGTATTTTCGAAGAGGCTTCGCGGAAATTTCCGGATTATCCCGTCTTGCATTACGATCTGGGTTTCTTGTATCTTAAACGGGGCGTGATTTCACAGGCCCAGGACGAATTGCAAAAGGCCTTGGCCTTAAACCCCAGGGCGCCGATGGCCGATCGCGCGCGGACCGTTCTTCAGGATTTCAAACGGCCTTCCGATCCGCAGGAAGTCAAGCCGCCGGCGGTCGATCAGGAATCGGATTCTTCGACCGGCGCCGCACCACCCCAATAA
- the metG gene encoding methionine--tRNA ligase: MKPPSRKTASRKRKSFYVTTPIYYVNDVPHIGHAYTTIAADVLARHRRLRGYDTFFLTGTDEHGQKVQQAASKKGLDPQVHADRMVVAFKELWKRLAISNDDFVRTTEDRHKRVVQEVLRRLQAKGVLYKAPYEGWYCLPDERFWADDEVADGNCPECGRPVERISESNYFFKMSAYRDSLIRHIRKHPGFIQPESRRNEVLGFLDRPLENLCISRPRTRLAWGIPFPDDPDYVTYVWVDALVNYISVPGYGTDKRRFAKWWPADVHLVGKDILTTHAVYWSTLLMALGLDLPKTLFAHGWWTVDGEKMSKSRGNVIDPGAMAAEYGTDAFRYFLLREVPFGQDGDFSKSAMTARYNSDLANDLGNLYSRTLAMIERYTGGVLPKPHPKALKPEDRRMAALARSLNRTVGRETERFAFHRALREIWTLVDFANGYVERTAPWDLAKEPQKRPRLDVVLYHLAETLRLLAVYLFPFMPATARRMTAELGCPSLLDRVLKPQDYPWGRLKPGQAVQKGKPLFPRIESPRAVMEPETAAATKPSKERTMELTRSEASYISIDEFRKLDLRVGRILTAEKIAGADKLLKLSIQIGAETRQVVAGIATKYAPEQLIGRSVVLVANLKPAVIRGIESQGMILAAGDKTVEALATFAEPVEPGTRVK, encoded by the coding sequence ATGAAACCCCCGTCCAGGAAAACCGCTTCCCGAAAGCGCAAATCCTTCTACGTCACGACACCTATCTATTACGTCAACGACGTCCCTCACATCGGGCATGCCTACACGACGATCGCGGCCGACGTCCTCGCGCGCCATAGACGGCTCCGGGGCTATGACACCTTTTTCCTGACCGGGACGGACGAACACGGACAGAAGGTTCAGCAGGCGGCCTCCAAGAAGGGCCTGGATCCTCAGGTCCATGCCGACCGGATGGTCGTGGCGTTCAAAGAGCTTTGGAAGCGTCTGGCGATTTCTAACGACGACTTTGTCCGCACGACCGAGGACCGCCACAAGCGGGTCGTGCAGGAAGTCCTCCGGCGGCTGCAGGCGAAGGGGGTTCTCTACAAGGCGCCTTACGAGGGCTGGTACTGCCTGCCGGATGAACGGTTCTGGGCCGATGACGAAGTGGCGGATGGAAATTGTCCCGAGTGCGGTCGGCCGGTTGAACGGATTTCGGAATCGAACTACTTTTTCAAGATGAGCGCCTACCGGGATTCCTTAATCCGGCATATCCGGAAGCACCCCGGATTCATTCAGCCCGAAAGCCGTCGGAACGAGGTGTTGGGCTTTCTGGATCGGCCGCTCGAAAATCTTTGCATTTCCCGTCCGCGGACTCGACTCGCCTGGGGCATTCCCTTTCCCGATGATCCGGACTACGTCACGTACGTCTGGGTGGATGCCCTCGTCAATTATATCTCGGTCCCCGGCTACGGCACGGACAAACGGCGCTTTGCGAAGTGGTGGCCGGCCGATGTGCATCTGGTCGGAAAGGATATCCTGACGACGCATGCGGTATATTGGTCGACGCTGCTTATGGCGCTCGGGCTTGATCTTCCGAAGACCTTGTTCGCGCACGGCTGGTGGACCGTCGATGGTGAAAAGATGTCGAAAAGCCGCGGCAACGTGATCGATCCGGGTGCGATGGCCGCGGAGTATGGGACGGACGCCTTCCGTTACTTTCTCCTGCGGGAGGTTCCCTTCGGGCAGGACGGCGACTTTTCAAAGTCGGCGATGACGGCCCGCTACAACAGTGATCTGGCGAACGATCTGGGCAACCTTTATTCCCGCACGCTCGCGATGATCGAGCGGTATACCGGCGGAGTGCTCCCCAAGCCCCACCCGAAGGCGCTCAAGCCGGAGGACCGTCGGATGGCCGCGCTGGCCAGGTCGTTGAATCGCACGGTCGGCCGAGAAACGGAACGGTTCGCATTTCACCGGGCGCTTCGCGAGATCTGGACGCTCGTGGATTTCGCCAACGGATATGTCGAGCGGACCGCCCCGTGGGATTTGGCGAAAGAGCCCCAAAAACGGCCCCGGTTGGACGTGGTGCTGTATCATCTGGCCGAAACGCTGCGCCTCCTCGCGGTTTATCTGTTTCCCTTCATGCCTGCGACGGCCCGACGCATGACGGCGGAGCTGGGTTGTCCGTCATTGCTGGACCGGGTGTTGAAGCCGCAGGACTATCCGTGGGGAAGGCTCAAGCCGGGTCAGGCCGTTCAGAAAGGGAAGCCGCTTTTTCCGCGCATTGAATCACCGCGGGCCGTTATGGAACCGGAAACCGCCGCAGCCACGAAGCCTTCGAAGGAGAGAACCATGGAATTGACACGCAGCGAAGCGTCCTACATCTCGATCGACGAATTCCGGAAGCTGGATCTCCGGGTCGGCCGAATCCTCACGGCTGAAAAAATAGCGGGGGCCGACAAACTGCTAAAACTTTCGATCCAAATCGGCGCCGAAACCAGACAGGTGGTTGCCGGAATCGCGACGAAGTACGCGCCCGAGCAACTGATCGGCCGATCGGTCGTTCTGGTGGCGAATCTAAAGCCGGCTGTCATCCGCGGAATCGAGTCCCAGGGAATGATCCTGGCGGCGGGCGATAAAACGGTCGAGGCCCTGGCGACCTTTGCCGAACCGGTAGAGCCCGGAACGCGCGTCAAATGA
- the holB gene encoding DNA polymerase III subunit delta', which yields MRRIDNETAFDRIVGHAHAKAVLTTALAAERVAHAYLFHGQAHIGKFLTAMAFAKTGLCPHPNIGRAFGRPTLASCGGCPSCLAINTGSHPDLHLVRPDGVQIKIGQIRELQNSIVFKPMIGTRKWFLIDEADAMNPEAANCFLKTLEEPPDHSILILISARPQALLPTILSRCQAVRFSPPPLEALSSWLQGRRGLSPEEARLLATLSMGKIGIAAESDPAVLKHERDRILDALSEERLEDPGELFNQSDELASTAEQLVRSLDRVEVWLRDVLIARHDPDLSLLVNQDIPERILDWGRALSTDTVLETLTLIHLLKRAAPRNLNHALVLESVLLKIRDAVIGEAAGGSRPGEPGQIRR from the coding sequence ATGAGACGCATCGATAATGAAACGGCCTTTGACCGGATCGTGGGGCATGCCCATGCCAAAGCCGTTCTGACGACCGCGCTGGCGGCCGAGCGCGTCGCCCATGCCTATTTGTTCCACGGCCAGGCCCATATCGGGAAATTCCTAACGGCCATGGCCTTTGCCAAGACGGGCCTGTGTCCCCATCCGAATATCGGGCGAGCCTTCGGCCGCCCGACGCTTGCGTCCTGCGGCGGATGTCCCTCCTGTCTTGCCATTAATACGGGAAGCCACCCGGATCTCCACTTGGTCCGGCCGGACGGCGTCCAGATCAAGATCGGACAGATTCGTGAACTTCAGAATTCGATCGTCTTTAAGCCGATGATCGGAACGCGGAAATGGTTTCTGATTGACGAGGCCGATGCGATGAACCCCGAAGCGGCCAACTGTTTTCTGAAAACATTGGAAGAGCCGCCGGATCACAGCATCCTGATCCTGATCTCGGCCCGCCCGCAGGCCCTGCTGCCGACGATTCTGTCGCGCTGCCAGGCCGTCCGCTTCAGCCCTCCCCCGCTGGAGGCCTTGTCCTCCTGGCTCCAAGGCCGAAGGGGCCTGAGCCCGGAAGAGGCGCGCTTGCTGGCCACGCTGTCCATGGGAAAGATCGGGATTGCGGCGGAGAGCGATCCGGCGGTATTAAAGCACGAACGGGACCGGATTCTCGACGCCCTGTCTGAGGAGCGCCTTGAAGATCCGGGAGAGCTTTTTAACCAATCCGATGAACTGGCCTCGACAGCGGAGCAACTCGTCCGATCGCTCGACAGGGTCGAGGTCTGGCTCCGGGACGTTCTGATCGCCCGGCACGATCCCGATTTATCTCTTCTCGTTAATCAGGATATCCCGGAACGAATTTTGGACTGGGGCCGTGCCCTTTCCACCGACACGGTGTTGGAAACGCTGACGCTGATCCACCTCCTCAAACGGGCCGCGCCCCGAAATCTCAACCACGCGCTGGTGTTGGAATCGGTGCTCCTGAAAATTCGGGATGCGGTGATCGGCGAAGCGGCCGGGGGCTCAAGACCCGGCGAGCCGGGTCAAATCCGGAGATGA